ACTTTCCAACCAATTTCTGCAATTTCAACCCGGGATAAATTTAAATTGAGAATGTCGTTTATTCCATAAGCAATTCCCACTTCCAAAGCAGCAGAGCTTGAAAGCCCTGCGCCAATTGGAAGCGTTGAAGATATGTTAATCTTAAAAGGAGGTATACCTATATGAAGAATCTTTTCGATTTCTTTTATTACACCTATAATATAATCTGCCCATGTATTTGTTTTTTCGAGTTTTTCCTGAATTATTATTTTATTTTCGCTTTCAGAATAAAATTCAAATTTTTCGCTTTTTTCTAAATTTATATATATGTATTTATCTATTGCAAATGGAAATACGTATCCATCATTATAATCAGTATGTTCTCCAATTATATTAATTCTTCCCGGCGATCTGTATTTAATCATTTATATTCACCTCGATATTTCTCAGTTGTTCTGCAGCCTTTTCTGGTTCAATGGGGTTTATAAAAGCCCAGGTGCCGCTTTCTACACTCGCTATCCATTTTATAAGATTTGGTCCTCTCATTGGTGAGATAAATTCTACATGAAAATGGAAATAATGCATATTTTCAGGTAGATTAAAGGGTTTTTGAAAGAACATCATCATATATGGAAATGGCATATTAAATAGGCCATTATATTTTGAAGTAATGATTTTTAGAGCTTTAGAAAAATCCTTCTTTTCTTTTCCGGTCATTTCATATATGGAACTAATATGCCTTTTGGGATATAAATGGACTTCATATGGATATCTTGCATAGAATGGGACTATAGCTATCATTGTTTCATTTTCGTATATGATTCTTTCGTTAAGTTTTTTTTCTTCATTTATGATTTCACATATTGAACATGTTTTCCTTTCGGAATACCACTTTTTTAATGCATTTATTTTTACCTTTATTCTTGGAGGCAAAAAAGGAAAGGCATATAATTGACCATGAGGATGAGGTAATGTTGCTCCCACTTCTTTTCCTTTATTTTCAAATATATAAATGTATTTTATGAATTCATATTTAGATAATTCTAAAGTTCTATCAGCCCACATTGAGGTTAATTTTTCTATTTGAGTTAATGGCATTTTTGATAATTCGGAATTATGTTCTTTGGTGTATACAACCACTTCGCAAATTCCCTGTGAAGACGCTTTTTTTAATATTTCACTATTGTTTTCCACACTTTCAGCATCTCTTTTTAAAGCAGGAAATCTATTTTCAAAACTAACTAAATCATATTCTTCAGGTAATTCCAGTACTCCCGGGCAAATAGGACAGCTGTCTTTTGGAAGGTTAGGTCTTTTCTGCCTGGAAGAGGATATCATTACCCACTCATCTGTTATAGGATTATAACGTCTTTCAAGCATTATTTTCACCTTCTAATGTATAAAAATGGAACAGTCTTTTATCCTCATTGACTATTGTTTTCTTGTTTAATGAAATAATATTGTCTTCAAATGTTATATTATATCTTTTTTCTTCAAGGTTCATTTTTAGTGTTATCTTTCCATATTTTGGATGAATTGACTCTATAATATAATTTCCGTCCATAATACCTTTTACTTTTACTATTCCACCTTGAAGCTCTAATACTTTAAAGTATATATCTTCTTCAATATCCAGAGAGAGATTATCGCTTTGTATAATCATATAATTCAATAATCCTGTGGCATAACCATACATCTGGCGAACAATTGAATCCAATTGAGTATCCTTTTTTCTTAAGATTAAACAATCTGGATCATTCCACCACCATTTTTCATTCATGAAAAACCTGTTAATGCTGTTTTTTAAAGCGATATATGCATTTAATTTTACAGATTCATCTGTGGTATATATAGGCGCTGTATCTTCACTAACCCTCATTCCATCTACATAACCAAGAGAAGGTAATAATGGAGCACCACAACCTAATATGAAAGAATCTTTTACTGCATATCTTATTATCTCTAGTCCTTTTCTGTAGCTTTCAATTGGAGTTATATTATTATCAAATCTTTTTCCTTCTATTGCACCTGAATAGAGAAAGTCTATTTTGAAGTATTCGAAACCGGCATTATACATATTTTTAAATAATGTATATAGATGTTTTTGTACATCAGGATTTGTTATATCAAGTGTATAGATGTTTTTATTCCAGTTTTTATAAGCTATCTTTGGATTTCCATTTTCATCTTTTATGAGCCAATCCTGGTGATTTATAAATATTTGAGATGTTTCAGAAACATTGAATGGCGCGGTCCAGATTCCAGGCGTCATATTATGTGATTTTATTTTTTCTGCCATTTCTTTTAAAGATGGGAAATTATTTTTTGATTCCCAGTCGCCAATATCTTTTTGCCATGAATCATCTATTTGAAATACTTCATAACCATATTTTTGGGATAATTCAAGATTTTTTTTCACATCCTCCCAGTTTAATTTGTCAAAATATTGATACCATGAAGACCATCCTACAGGTCTTTTTTTATTCAATTTTATATTATTTTCAAACTTTACATAATCAGCATATATTTCAAGTAAATCTTCCGGATTTTTTCCTTCAATAATTATTAAAGGGTCAAAATCAATATAATCATCTAATTTTTTTTCAAAGAAATTCATGTATCCATAGACAGTTGTATTTTTTACCTCAAAGTAATTATGAGAAATATTTGAGGATAAAAATCCTATTAATTTTTTTTCAGAAAGAATAAAATAATCTGAATTTATTTCCGGATAATCCTTTATGTTTATACTTTTTGTTTCACCCCAGCTATGCCAATCATTGACGATAATATTTTCATCTATAATATCCTCAAAGATGTTTATTTTGTCAATTTTTCCTTTTATTTTTCCTCTGAGAATATATCCTTCAGGAATTTCTTCCATTTTTAATAAAACCATATAATTATCTTTTTGAATTTCAAAATAATTATTTTCGTAACTCATATTAAAAATTTTCATATAGGGACCTCCTATCATCCTTTTACGGAACCGGCCAATAAACCTCTAATAAAATATTTTCCGAGGAGTATATATACTATTAATGTTGGCAATGCAGCAATTAATGCACCAGCCATTTGAATATTCCATTCTACGACCTGACTACCAGCCAGATTTACAAGAGCAACGGTAATTGGTTGTTTTGAAGGATTATTTGTTACTGTAACTGCAAATAGAAATTCATTCCATATATTTGTAAATTGCCATATTGCCACAACTACAAATCCAGGGATAGATATTGGAAGAAGAATTTGTGTATAGATCTTTCTAAATCCAGCACCATCTATCGACGCAGCCTCAATTAATTCATCAGGAATTTCCTCATAATAATTTTTGAACATTAAAGTTGTAATAGGAATACCGTAAATAACGTGAATTATAATTAAAGCCGGAATTGTTCCATATAATCCTATTTTTTGAAAAAATTGAATTAAAGGAAATAAAACACTTTGATATGGAATAAACATACCGAATAATATTAAAGCAAATATTAAATTTGAAAATCTAAATCTTAATTTTGATAAAGCAAACCCATTTATAGAACCCAATAATGCTGAGATTATAGTTGCAGGAATTGTTAAATAAAAGCTATTTTTCATATTTGGAGCAAGTTTTTCAAATGCTCCTTTAAAACCTTCAAGTGAAAAATGTTTTGGAAAATCCCACATTGTGGCAATTGAAATTTCACTAAGAGGTTTAAAACTGGTAATTATCGTTACATAAAAAGGTAAAATAAAAAATGCTGAAATCAGAATAAGCAATGAATATATCCACATCTTTTTTAATGTCATATTATTCAGCCCCCTTTCTCAGGGAAGAGTAGAGATAAGGTATAATTATTACTGCAACCATAAGTAACATTATTACAGAAATTGCCGAACCCATTGCATATCTGTTTGATCTGAAGGTAAGTTCAAACATATATATAGCAGGAACGTCCGTAACATTATTAGGTCCGCTTCCAGTCATTGCATATATCAAATCAAATATTTTTAATGAAACATGGCCAAGAACTATCATGGCACTTAAAGTAATAGGTTTTAGTAAAGGCATTTTTATCTTCCAGAATATATATCTTTCATCAGCACCGTCAACTCTTGCAGCTTCGAGAATATCTTCAGGGATAGCTTTTAATCCTGCAAGATACATTGCCATAATATATCCTGACATTTGCCATATGGCAGCTATTATAACTGCTATTAAAGCAAGATTAAAGTGACCTATACTTTCTGTGCTTGTGTACCACATCCATTGAAGATTTTCTAAACCAAATTTTTTTA
This is a stretch of genomic DNA from Marinitoga piezophila KA3. It encodes these proteins:
- the galT gene encoding galactose-1-phosphate uridylyltransferase, whose product is MLERRYNPITDEWVMISSSRQKRPNLPKDSCPICPGVLELPEEYDLVSFENRFPALKRDAESVENNSEILKKASSQGICEVVVYTKEHNSELSKMPLTQIEKLTSMWADRTLELSKYEFIKYIYIFENKGKEVGATLPHPHGQLYAFPFLPPRIKVKINALKKWYSERKTCSICEIINEEKKLNERIIYENETMIAIVPFYARYPYEVHLYPKRHISSIYEMTGKEKKDFSKALKIITSKYNGLFNMPFPYMMMFFQKPFNLPENMHYFHFHVEFISPMRGPNLIKWIASVESGTWAFINPIEPEKAAEQLRNIEVNIND
- a CDS encoding glycoside hydrolase family 36 protein; this translates as MKIFNMSYENNYFEIQKDNYMVLLKMEEIPEGYILRGKIKGKIDKINIFEDIIDENIIVNDWHSWGETKSINIKDYPEINSDYFILSEKKLIGFLSSNISHNYFEVKNTTVYGYMNFFEKKLDDYIDFDPLIIIEGKNPEDLLEIYADYVKFENNIKLNKKRPVGWSSWYQYFDKLNWEDVKKNLELSQKYGYEVFQIDDSWQKDIGDWESKNNFPSLKEMAEKIKSHNMTPGIWTAPFNVSETSQIFINHQDWLIKDENGNPKIAYKNWNKNIYTLDITNPDVQKHLYTLFKNMYNAGFEYFKIDFLYSGAIEGKRFDNNITPIESYRKGLEIIRYAVKDSFILGCGAPLLPSLGYVDGMRVSEDTAPIYTTDESVKLNAYIALKNSINRFFMNEKWWWNDPDCLILRKKDTQLDSIVRQMYGYATGLLNYMIIQSDNLSLDIEEDIYFKVLELQGGIVKVKGIMDGNYIIESIHPKYGKITLKMNLEEKRYNITFEDNIISLNKKTIVNEDKRLFHFYTLEGENNA
- a CDS encoding carbohydrate ABC transporter permease — its product is MTLKKMWIYSLLILISAFFILPFYVTIITSFKPLSEISIATMWDFPKHFSLEGFKGAFEKLAPNMKNSFYLTIPATIISALLGSINGFALSKLRFRFSNLIFALILFGMFIPYQSVLFPLIQFFQKIGLYGTIPALIIIHVIYGIPITTLMFKNYYEEIPDELIEAASIDGAGFRKIYTQILLPISIPGFVVVAIWQFTNIWNEFLFAVTVTNNPSKQPITVALVNLAGSQVVEWNIQMAGALIAALPTLIVYILLGKYFIRGLLAGSVKG
- a CDS encoding carbohydrate ABC transporter permease — protein: MSIQKRKSRIGFLIILPSLILIGIFVYYFIFWTIRTSFSNWNSFSSLLRGVYKFVGFRNYQRIFMDARFQTDLWNTLFFTVFFIAGSVGLGLFLANMIDKGLKGSRFFQNLFLFPMAISFVVTGTVWSWIFAPGNIPNDPQGINLLLKKFGLENLQWMWYTSTESIGHFNLALIAVIIAAIWQMSGYIMAMYLAGLKAIPEDILEAARVDGADERYIFWKIKMPLLKPITLSAMIVLGHVSLKIFDLIYAMTGSGPNNVTDVPAIYMFELTFRSNRYAMGSAISVIMLLMVAVIIIPYLYSSLRKGAE